A stretch of the Musa acuminata AAA Group cultivar baxijiao chromosome BXJ2-7, Cavendish_Baxijiao_AAA, whole genome shotgun sequence genome encodes the following:
- the LOC135616098 gene encoding uncharacterized protein LOC135616098: MNPHRPSRNPSPYCPMETTVSENKPERRPPSARRSNIDWLWIITLVFLITSAANAAYRSLHDPSSLAFVAFTYADLTLIFLCLERFEKRGAGGTPREKKLLKAAVWALVTALTFAFAWRVARMMPRVLAAVVWTMAGSVALGGFYGLFICRLANETAVRHVYVGDVELSPDEKA, encoded by the coding sequence ATGAACCCCCACCGTCCGTCTCGCAATCCGAGTCCTTATTGCCCGATGGAGACGACGGTGTCGGAGAACAAGCCTGAACGCCGACCACCATCGGCCCGTCGCAGCAACATCGACTGGCTCTGGATCATCACCTTGGTTTTCCTCATCACCAGTGCCGCGAACGCAGCCTACCGGTCGCTCCACGACCCCTCGTCGCTGGCGTTCGTTGCGTTCACCTACGCCGACCTGACCCTGATCTTCCTCTGCCTCGAGAGATTCGAGAAGCGGGGCGCCGGTGGCACGCCGCGGGAGAAGAAGCTGTTAAAGGCCGCGGTGTGGGCCCTCGTCACCGCTCTCACCTTCGCCTTCGCGTGGCGTGTGGCGAGAATGATGCCGCGAGTGCTCGCTGCCGTCGTCTGGACGATGGCAGGATCGGTCGCCCTCGGCGGGTTCTACGGGCTGTTCATCTGCCGTCTTGCTAACGAGACTGCGGTCCGTCATGTCTACGTTGGTGACGTGGAGCTTTCTCCCGACGAAAAGGCCTGA